The Chelatococcus sp. HY11 genome includes a window with the following:
- a CDS encoding acyclic terpene utilization AtuA family protein produces MSLVRIICPNGHLGFAPLKIDSFLRGVDANPDFIAADSGSDDIGPVPLGSDTSTSPEVWQRQDLEAMLLAARRIGVPMIIGSSGDTGTNSRVDRYVAMIKELAAKHSLAPFKLGYFYSEVSKERVRQAIGSSEPVLGLDGRESLSEKELDATDRIVAMAGVHPFRQLLEEDCDVIIGGRSSDCAIFAAAALHRGAAEADAYYLGKVLECASFCAEPYGAKETVLGAIDDGGVTVTAMHPDQRCTIASVAGHAMYERSNPYDEFVAGGRLDMRDCHYTQIDPRTTRVTGQRFEPAKRVRVKLEGSGKVGERFVGLASVRDPYTIANIDAVIAWAKAQVVERFGADGYELHFNIFGKNGVMGDMEPVKTPAHELCIVVQGVAPTVEMAEELCMTGTRQLFYARLPEVKGTAGGVAFVLDEVLKASPAYRWTVNHTLAVDDPLELFPTHTLTVGA; encoded by the coding sequence ATGTCGCTTGTCCGGATTATCTGCCCCAATGGTCATTTGGGCTTCGCGCCTCTGAAGATCGACAGTTTCCTGCGAGGGGTCGATGCGAACCCGGATTTCATCGCGGCGGATTCGGGAAGCGACGACATCGGGCCCGTGCCGCTCGGCAGTGATACCTCAACCTCGCCGGAGGTCTGGCAGCGTCAGGATCTCGAAGCCATGCTTCTCGCGGCGCGGCGGATCGGAGTGCCCATGATCATCGGCTCCTCGGGGGATACCGGCACCAACAGCCGTGTCGACCGTTATGTCGCGATGATCAAGGAGCTCGCCGCCAAACACAGTCTCGCGCCCTTCAAGCTCGGCTACTTCTATTCGGAAGTCAGCAAGGAGCGGGTGCGTCAGGCCATCGGCTCCTCAGAGCCCGTGCTCGGGCTCGACGGACGCGAGTCCCTCTCCGAGAAGGAACTCGATGCCACCGACAGGATCGTGGCGATGGCGGGCGTGCACCCCTTCCGGCAACTGCTGGAGGAGGACTGTGATGTGATCATCGGCGGCCGTTCCAGCGATTGCGCGATCTTCGCCGCCGCGGCGCTCCATCGCGGCGCCGCCGAGGCGGACGCCTATTACCTCGGCAAGGTCCTGGAATGCGCTTCGTTCTGCGCTGAGCCCTACGGGGCCAAGGAGACGGTTCTGGGCGCCATCGACGATGGCGGTGTGACGGTCACGGCGATGCATCCGGACCAGCGCTGCACCATCGCCTCGGTCGCGGGCCACGCCATGTATGAGCGCTCCAACCCCTATGACGAGTTCGTCGCGGGAGGGCGCCTCGACATGCGCGACTGCCACTACACGCAGATCGATCCCCGCACCACGCGCGTCACCGGCCAGCGCTTCGAGCCCGCCAAACGCGTACGCGTCAAGCTGGAAGGCTCAGGCAAGGTCGGAGAGCGCTTCGTGGGCCTCGCCTCGGTGAGAGACCCCTATACCATTGCCAATATCGATGCGGTGATCGCCTGGGCGAAGGCGCAGGTCGTCGAGCGCTTCGGCGCCGACGGTTACGAATTGCACTTCAACATATTCGGCAAGAATGGCGTGATGGGCGACATGGAACCCGTCAAGACGCCCGCCCATGAGCTCTGCATCGTCGTGCAGGGCGTGGCCCCCACGGTCGAGATGGCGGAGGAGCTCTGCATGACGGGCACGCGCCAGCTGTTCTATGCCCGCCTGCCGGAGGTCAAGGGCACGGCCGGCGGTGTCGCCTTCGTTCTCGATGAAGTGCTGAAGGCGTCGCCGGCCTATCGCTGGACGGTGAACCACACATTGGCGGTCGATGACCCGCTTGAGCTCTTTCCAACGCACACCCTGACCGTCGGCGCATAA
- a CDS encoding sigma-54 dependent transcriptional regulator: MAYEAGLIGEHSSIVEVRRLIDRVARSAARAVLIYGETGTGKGLIARLVHQQSARAPQPFVDVNCAAIPDQLLESELFGHEKGAFTGAATRKSGLIETANGGSIFLDEIRDMNLVMQAKLLTVLDTQRMRRVGATAAVDVDVRFIAATNRILLSEVKAGRFREDLYYRLQVVAINSPPLRERGDDIFVLTENFLRRLSSRYGRVVRGLSPEVRDIFRRYRWPGNVRELENLLERIFILEDDAIIIARHLPDRILRDVREAESTLKSRAPQQDGPEPIDVPDEPLDYHEATSQFQARIIRQALVATQGNLTDTAARLGLSRHALRHQMLKLGMT, encoded by the coding sequence TTGGCTTACGAAGCGGGGCTAATCGGCGAACATTCCTCCATCGTCGAAGTGAGGCGGCTCATCGACCGGGTGGCCCGCAGCGCGGCGCGCGCCGTGCTGATCTACGGTGAGACCGGCACCGGCAAGGGGCTTATAGCCCGTCTCGTCCACCAGCAGTCGGCGCGGGCGCCGCAGCCCTTCGTCGACGTCAATTGCGCGGCCATTCCAGACCAGCTTCTCGAGTCCGAACTGTTCGGCCACGAGAAGGGCGCCTTCACAGGCGCGGCCACGCGCAAGTCCGGCCTGATCGAAACGGCTAATGGCGGCTCGATTTTCCTGGACGAGATCCGCGACATGAATCTCGTCATGCAGGCCAAGCTCCTGACAGTCCTCGACACGCAGCGGATGCGCCGCGTTGGCGCGACGGCTGCGGTCGACGTCGATGTGCGCTTCATCGCCGCCACCAATCGCATCCTCCTGTCGGAGGTCAAGGCCGGGCGTTTTCGTGAGGATCTGTATTATCGGCTGCAGGTGGTGGCGATCAACTCGCCGCCACTCCGGGAGCGTGGCGACGACATCTTTGTCCTGACGGAGAACTTCCTGCGCCGGCTAAGCAGTCGCTACGGCCGCGTGGTCCGGGGGCTCTCGCCGGAGGTTCGCGACATATTCCGCCGTTACAGGTGGCCCGGCAATGTCAGGGAACTCGAGAACCTGCTCGAGCGTATTTTCATTCTCGAGGACGACGCCATCATTATCGCGCGGCATCTGCCGGACCGTATTCTGCGCGATGTCCGCGAGGCGGAAAGCACGCTGAAATCCCGGGCGCCACAGCAGGACGGACCGGAGCCGATAGACGTGCCCGACGAGCCACTCGACTATCACGAGGCCACGTCTCAATTCCAGGCCCGCATCATTCGCCAGGCCCTCGTCGCCACCCAGGGCAATCTCACCGACACAGCGGCGCGGCTCGGGCTGTCACGTCATGCCTTGCGCCACCAGATGCTGAAGCTTGGGATGACGTAG
- a CDS encoding C45 family peptidase: MLLETGTPMLLSGDAYARGRAQAACGPTLAEAVREAIALRLAQAAPLLARGDVREYLDRQEADLEGVDPDAAAETRGIADGFDINYAALLTYLHLGLIRDFAQDGCSAWAWGTPGHDDTVLVKNRDYRGEHVALQRVFLHRDPARPGEAVLCVGSLGSPGAFSSGMNAKGLAIVDTHVSTRDHGPGLLRYFLMTRLLWTCGDVEAALAVIASLPHAGGGCIVLADAKGESAAVELGHSARAVERGAPFVVKTNHFVDPACAPFWFPVGADPMATSTRGRYARLMTWLGARMEPPQLADIATLMGGHGEHGEEALCRHGQDGDSSTISCSVFAPSKRRLYFSAQHPCAGAWSVYDCRP, encoded by the coding sequence ATGCTGCTTGAGACAGGAACGCCGATGCTCCTTTCTGGGGATGCCTATGCGCGGGGACGGGCGCAGGCCGCCTGCGGTCCCACCCTCGCGGAGGCGGTGCGTGAGGCCATCGCCCTGCGCCTGGCGCAAGCCGCTCCCTTGCTGGCGCGTGGCGATGTCAGGGAATACCTCGATCGTCAGGAGGCCGATCTGGAAGGTGTCGATCCAGATGCCGCCGCTGAGACGCGCGGGATAGCCGACGGCTTCGACATCAACTACGCCGCGCTTCTCACGTACCTCCATCTCGGGCTGATTCGGGACTTCGCGCAGGATGGCTGTTCGGCATGGGCATGGGGGACGCCGGGCCATGACGACACGGTTCTCGTCAAGAACCGCGATTATCGGGGTGAGCATGTGGCGCTCCAGCGTGTCTTCCTGCATCGGGATCCCGCCCGGCCGGGGGAAGCCGTGTTGTGTGTCGGCAGCTTGGGGAGCCCCGGCGCGTTTTCCAGCGGCATGAACGCGAAGGGGCTCGCGATCGTCGACACCCATGTATCGACCCGCGACCATGGCCCGGGCCTGCTGCGCTACTTCCTGATGACGCGGTTGTTGTGGACCTGCGGCGATGTCGAGGCGGCGCTTGCCGTCATCGCTTCGCTGCCGCATGCCGGTGGTGGGTGCATCGTGCTCGCCGATGCGAAGGGTGAAAGCGCGGCCGTCGAACTGGGGCACAGCGCGCGGGCCGTGGAGCGGGGCGCGCCCTTCGTCGTGAAGACCAACCATTTCGTCGATCCCGCCTGCGCGCCCTTCTGGTTCCCTGTCGGCGCCGATCCCATGGCGACAAGCACCCGGGGGCGCTATGCGCGCCTCATGACATGGCTTGGCGCGCGCATGGAGCCGCCGCAACTGGCTGACATCGCGACGCTGATGGGCGGCCACGGGGAGCATGGCGAAGAGGCGCTGTGCCGGCACGGCCAGGACGGGGATTCCAGCACGATTTCCTGTTCGGTATTTGCACCTTCGAAACGTCGTCTCTACTTTTCAGCGCAACACCCTTGCGCCGGCGCGTGGAGCGTTTACGACTGCCGGCCCTGA
- a CDS encoding dipeptide ABC transporter ATP-binding protein encodes MTHQGQQPLLDVRNVEKVYHLNDGILQRIMREPPRVLRAVDHVSFSVQAGETLGLIGESGCGKSTLARTVLRLHEPTSGSIVFDGTDITRISLGEMTALRRRMQIIFQDPYASLNPRKSVEQIVGLPLALHGVAKRGELRDRVVAMMENVGLKSAHLGRYPHQFSGGQRQRIGIARALILNPSFVVCDEPVSALDVSVQAQIIALLGTLKRELGLTYLFISHDIGVIGHVSDRVAVMYLGDIVEIGPTRALLRAPQHPYTKALLSAVPQIDAGSRRERVKLTGDLPSPLSPPSGCKFHTRCPFAMEICRREVPVLREHGRDALAACHLLEMQHAA; translated from the coding sequence ATGACACATCAGGGACAGCAGCCGTTGCTTGACGTTCGCAACGTGGAGAAGGTCTACCATCTCAACGACGGCATTCTCCAGCGGATCATGCGCGAGCCGCCGCGCGTGCTGCGCGCTGTCGACCATGTCAGCTTCTCCGTCCAGGCGGGCGAAACGCTCGGGCTCATCGGCGAATCCGGATGCGGCAAGTCCACGCTCGCCCGCACGGTTCTTCGCCTGCATGAACCGACATCCGGCAGCATCGTCTTCGACGGAACGGACATAACCCGGATTTCGCTGGGAGAGATGACCGCGCTGCGGCGACGCATGCAGATCATCTTCCAGGATCCCTACGCCTCCCTGAACCCGCGTAAATCGGTGGAGCAGATCGTCGGCCTGCCGCTGGCGCTGCATGGCGTGGCGAAACGCGGCGAGCTCCGCGATCGCGTCGTCGCCATGATGGAAAATGTCGGCCTCAAGAGCGCGCATCTCGGTCGCTATCCGCACCAGTTCTCGGGCGGGCAGCGGCAGCGCATCGGCATCGCCCGCGCGCTCATCCTCAATCCGAGCTTCGTGGTCTGCGACGAGCCGGTCTCGGCGCTCGACGTATCCGTGCAGGCGCAGATCATCGCGCTGCTCGGGACACTGAAGCGCGAGCTCGGCCTGACCTACCTGTTTATCTCCCACGATATCGGGGTGATTGGTCATGTCAGCGATCGCGTCGCGGTCATGTATCTCGGCGATATCGTCGAGATCGGGCCGACGCGAGCACTGCTCCGCGCCCCACAGCACCCCTACACGAAAGCACTGCTATCCGCCGTGCCGCAGATCGACGCCGGCAGTCGGCGGGAGCGGGTGAAGCTGACCGGCGATCTGCCGTCACCCCTGTCGCCACCGTCCGGCTGCAAGTTCCACACGCGTTGTCCCTTCGCTATGGAAATTTGCCGCCGCGAGGTGCCCGTTCTGCGCGAGCATGGCCGTGATGCCCTCGCGGCCTGCCACCTTCTGGAGATGCAGCATGCTGCTTGA
- a CDS encoding ABC transporter ATP-binding protein — MLLTRSSATESPAPLLSIRGLKTCFPTRAGLVTAVDGVDLDVQPGECLGIVGESGSGKSVTFASVIGLVRPPGRIAEGSIHFDGADLRTLDPSGWRRLRGRDIAMTMQDALTALNPALTVAEQICEVLIAHAADLPRRNRRRSARERAIEMLRLVGIPAAESRMDDYPHQFSGGMRQRIMIAIALACRPKLLIADEPTTALDVTIQAQVLDLISDLRRELGMSVVLITHDLGVVAEHTDRVAVMYAGQIVETGPTRDLIEHPRHPYTRGLIGLIPRLSDLDAPIKPIEGRVPELIGLGGTCRFHDRCEFHRPECRHDIPMLPVGVAHEARCIRAGEDLP; from the coding sequence ATGCTTTTGACCCGAAGTTCAGCGACTGAAAGTCCGGCGCCGCTGCTCTCGATCCGTGGCCTGAAGACCTGCTTCCCGACACGCGCCGGGCTCGTCACGGCCGTCGACGGCGTCGATCTCGACGTCCAGCCGGGCGAATGCCTCGGGATCGTCGGCGAGAGCGGTTCCGGCAAGAGCGTGACCTTCGCCAGCGTGATCGGCCTCGTTCGCCCGCCTGGGCGGATCGCCGAAGGCTCGATCCATTTCGACGGCGCGGATCTCAGGACGCTCGATCCGAGCGGATGGAGGCGGCTGCGCGGGCGCGACATCGCGATGACGATGCAGGACGCGCTGACAGCGCTGAACCCGGCATTGACGGTTGCCGAGCAGATCTGCGAGGTGCTCATCGCCCATGCTGCGGATCTCCCGCGCCGCAATCGCCGGCGGTCCGCGCGCGAGCGGGCCATCGAGATGCTGCGGCTGGTCGGCATTCCGGCTGCGGAAAGCCGGATGGACGACTATCCGCACCAGTTCTCCGGGGGTATGCGCCAGCGCATCATGATCGCCATCGCGCTCGCTTGCCGTCCGAAACTGCTGATCGCGGACGAGCCGACCACCGCTCTTGACGTCACCATCCAGGCGCAGGTGCTGGACCTGATCAGCGACCTTCGCCGCGAACTCGGCATGAGCGTCGTCCTGATCACGCATGATCTTGGTGTGGTGGCCGAGCATACCGATCGGGTCGCGGTGATGTATGCGGGGCAGATCGTGGAGACCGGCCCGACGCGAGATCTGATCGAGCATCCCCGGCATCCCTATACCCGTGGCCTGATCGGCCTTATTCCGCGCCTGTCGGATCTCGATGCGCCCATCAAGCCGATCGAGGGGCGGGTTCCGGAACTGATCGGTCTCGGCGGCACCTGCCGCTTCCATGATCGCTGTGAGTTTCACCGGCCGGAGTGCCGGCATGACATCCCGATGCTGCCCGTGGGTGTCGCGCATGAGGCGCGCTGCATCCGTGCCGGGGAGGATCTGCCATGA
- a CDS encoding ABC transporter permease produces the protein MTAVPDDGTIARERIESPMGQSLRRFWADRFSSGAMVIVLLFVLLAIFAPFIAPHDPYETDLFRRLQPPAWMEGGEWSFILGCDGLGRDILSRIIYGARVSITIGLAVVMIATMIGIVLGLAAGYLRGWADIVISRIIDILLGFPYLIFAIALMAMMGPGLQNIILALVLKEWVVPARVVRGEVLAAREMEYVEAARAVGAPRPYIMFREILPNILSPVIVVSTIRMAHVIILEASLSFLGIGVQPPTASWGSMVADGRAFVLDAWWVSTFPGLAILALVLSINVASQGLRDAFDPKFSD, from the coding sequence ATGACCGCGGTACCAGACGACGGGACGATCGCCCGGGAACGCATCGAAAGTCCGATGGGGCAGAGCCTCAGGCGCTTCTGGGCGGACCGGTTCTCTTCCGGGGCGATGGTGATCGTCCTTCTCTTCGTGCTTCTCGCCATTTTTGCACCTTTCATCGCGCCTCATGATCCCTATGAGACGGATCTGTTCCGGCGCCTGCAGCCGCCAGCCTGGATGGAGGGCGGCGAATGGAGCTTCATCCTCGGGTGTGACGGGCTCGGGCGCGATATTCTGTCCCGCATCATCTACGGCGCGCGCGTCTCGATCACCATCGGCCTCGCGGTTGTCATGATCGCGACGATGATCGGCATCGTCCTCGGCCTCGCCGCCGGCTATCTCCGCGGCTGGGCTGATATCGTCATCTCCCGGATCATCGATATCCTTCTCGGCTTTCCCTATCTTATCTTCGCGATTGCCCTGATGGCGATGATGGGACCGGGCCTCCAGAACATCATCCTGGCGCTCGTCCTGAAGGAATGGGTGGTTCCCGCCCGCGTTGTCCGTGGCGAGGTTCTGGCCGCGCGTGAGATGGAATATGTCGAGGCCGCGCGGGCGGTGGGGGCGCCGCGCCCCTACATCATGTTCCGCGAGATCCTGCCCAACATCCTCTCGCCGGTGATCGTGGTGTCAACCATCCGCATGGCGCATGTCATCATTCTCGAGGCGAGCCTGTCCTTCCTCGGTATCGGCGTGCAGCCGCCCACCGCCTCATGGGGCTCGATGGTGGCCGACGGCCGCGCCTTCGTCCTCGACGCCTGGTGGGTCAGTACCTTCCCGGGGCTCGCCATTCTCGCCCTCGTTCTTTCCATCAATGTTGCCAGCCAAGGCCTTCGCGATGCTTTTGACCCGAAGTTCAGCGACTGA
- a CDS encoding ABC transporter permease: MKPLALLGRTLQLVPVLLGVSVIVFVMMMLTPGDPVEIMLADQQATPQQVETMRHDMGLDRPALERFGVFLGNALTGNFGLSFFHRRPVFDVIAERLPATIELTLAALLLSLLIAIPLGVVAALKKNSLIDRLAAVGSLFGISLPGFWFGIILIILFAVHLKILPVAGRMDFACEVPPITYLLTIDSLLRGRPDCFSNALSHLVLPAFTLALPMAAVLTRVQRTAMIEVLRSDYITFAEAKGLSRRRILWRHALKNALVPTVTVAAIETGSLLGGNMVVETVFGWPGLGRLVVESIFVRNYPLVQAAVLFYAVTYVLLNFVADILYTVLNPRVKL, from the coding sequence ATGAAGCCACTGGCGCTCCTGGGGCGCACGCTCCAGCTCGTTCCGGTTCTTCTCGGGGTCAGCGTGATCGTCTTCGTGATGATGATGCTGACGCCGGGAGATCCGGTGGAGATCATGCTGGCAGACCAGCAGGCAACGCCGCAGCAGGTCGAGACCATGCGTCATGACATGGGGCTCGACCGGCCGGCGCTGGAAAGGTTCGGCGTCTTTCTCGGCAATGCGCTCACCGGCAATTTCGGCTTGAGCTTCTTCCATCGCCGTCCGGTGTTCGACGTGATCGCCGAACGTCTGCCGGCGACGATCGAGCTGACGTTGGCTGCTCTTCTTCTCTCATTGCTGATCGCCATTCCTCTCGGCGTGGTGGCGGCGCTCAAGAAGAATAGCCTGATCGATAGGCTGGCGGCGGTCGGCTCGCTCTTCGGAATTTCGCTGCCCGGCTTCTGGTTCGGGATCATTCTCATCATTCTCTTCGCGGTCCATCTCAAGATCCTGCCGGTGGCCGGTCGCATGGATTTTGCCTGCGAAGTGCCGCCGATCACCTATCTCCTGACGATCGACAGCTTGCTGCGTGGGAGGCCTGACTGCTTCTCCAACGCGCTGTCGCATCTCGTGCTGCCGGCGTTCACGCTTGCGCTGCCGATGGCCGCTGTGCTGACACGCGTGCAACGCACAGCGATGATCGAGGTTCTGCGGTCGGACTACATCACCTTCGCCGAAGCCAAGGGTCTGTCACGAAGGCGCATCCTCTGGCGGCACGCGCTGAAGAACGCGCTTGTGCCGACGGTCACGGTGGCGGCCATCGAGACGGGCTCGCTCCTCGGCGGCAACATGGTGGTGGAGACGGTTTTCGGTTGGCCGGGGCTGGGACGGCTCGTCGTCGAGAGCATCTTCGTCCGCAACTATCCGCTGGTGCAGGCCGCCGTCCTGTTCTACGCCGTGACTTATGTTCTTCTGAATTTCGTCGCGGATATTCTTTATACGGTCCTCAATCCGCGAGTGAAATTATGA
- a CDS encoding ABC transporter substrate-binding protein produces the protein MFHRFSAAAAIAVMVTLPFASGHASELRVGFTLDALTLDPANHRNRQTETILRNIYDGLLTRDAKMKVVPELAESWTQVDPLTYDFRIRQGVKFHDGSAMTADDIVFTFERLTKDGAMGGQTSPRKDLVGPVEAITKVDDNTVRFKLKEPWPILPAMLPVQEVVSKAFTEKVGSQGLATQTNGNGPFKLVEWRKGDAIILERFNDYYGGSPDIAPVGKACVDRVIFRIIPENASRVAALLAGEADIIAELPPYDMKKVEANTNTKVMKVNGTRSFFVALNNAKKPFDDPRVRRAANMAVNKALIIDKILLGTAVPLNGVLSPDAFGFNPDLPEYGFDVEAAKALLAEAGYPNGLDVTLDTEGAFKDMAEAVAAMLTKIGMRTKVAVGEGSTIRAKWAPAGEKKGDMYFNSWGNGSLDPADIFVPTLRTGDRGNTAFYSNKEVDALLDAANVELDQPKRADLYKKAQVLVNKDAPWIFLWLPQDIYGVSKRVTGWEPSADSRINLHDACVK, from the coding sequence ATGTTTCATAGGTTTTCCGCCGCCGCGGCCATCGCGGTCATGGTCACGCTGCCGTTCGCATCAGGGCATGCGAGCGAGCTGCGCGTGGGGTTCACGCTGGATGCATTGACGCTGGATCCGGCCAATCATCGCAACCGGCAGACCGAGACCATTCTCCGCAACATCTATGACGGCCTGCTGACGCGCGATGCCAAGATGAAGGTCGTGCCGGAGCTGGCTGAATCCTGGACGCAGGTCGATCCGCTCACCTACGACTTTCGCATCCGCCAGGGCGTCAAGTTCCATGACGGTTCGGCCATGACGGCGGACGATATCGTCTTCACCTTCGAGCGCCTGACGAAGGATGGCGCGATGGGCGGGCAGACAAGCCCGCGCAAGGACCTGGTGGGGCCCGTCGAGGCTATCACCAAGGTCGACGACAACACCGTGCGCTTCAAGCTGAAGGAGCCCTGGCCAATCCTGCCCGCCATGCTGCCGGTGCAGGAGGTCGTGAGCAAGGCCTTCACCGAGAAGGTGGGTTCGCAGGGGCTCGCTACCCAGACCAACGGCAACGGCCCGTTTAAGCTGGTGGAATGGCGCAAGGGTGACGCGATCATTCTTGAGCGCTTCAACGATTACTACGGTGGGTCGCCCGATATCGCGCCCGTCGGCAAGGCCTGCGTCGATCGCGTCATCTTCCGCATCATTCCGGAGAACGCGTCGCGCGTGGCGGCCTTGCTCGCTGGCGAGGCGGATATCATCGCCGAGCTGCCGCCTTATGACATGAAGAAGGTGGAGGCCAACACCAATACCAAGGTGATGAAGGTCAACGGCACCCGTTCCTTCTTCGTCGCGCTGAACAATGCCAAGAAGCCCTTCGACGATCCCCGTGTCCGCCGTGCCGCCAATATGGCCGTCAACAAGGCGCTGATCATCGACAAGATCCTGCTGGGGACCGCTGTTCCCCTCAATGGCGTGCTGAGCCCGGATGCCTTCGGCTTCAACCCGGACTTGCCGGAATATGGGTTCGACGTGGAAGCCGCCAAGGCGCTTCTTGCCGAGGCCGGCTATCCCAACGGGCTCGATGTCACCCTCGATACCGAAGGGGCCTTCAAGGACATGGCTGAGGCTGTGGCCGCGATGCTGACGAAGATCGGCATGCGTACCAAGGTGGCGGTGGGCGAGGGCTCGACCATCCGCGCGAAATGGGCGCCGGCCGGCGAGAAGAAGGGCGATATGTATTTCAATTCCTGGGGCAATGGCTCGCTGGATCCGGCGGACATCTTCGTTCCGACATTGCGGACAGGCGATCGCGGCAACACGGCCTTCTATTCGAACAAGGAGGTCGATGCCCTGCTCGATGCGGCCAATGTGGAACTCGACCAGCCCAAGCGCGCTGATCTTTACAAGAAGGCGCAGGTTCTCGTGAATAAGGACGCGCCCTGGATTTTCCTTTGGCTGCCGCAGGATATCTACGGTGTGTCCAAGCGCGTCACGGGTTGGGAGCCGAGCGCCGACAGCCGTATCAACCTGCACGATGCCTGCGTGAAATGA
- a CDS encoding HdeD family acid-resistance protein produces MAGGYAKGIESRDLGEGIRSKWVWFLCLGLLLVAGGALAIMLPVMSTIAASLVLGLVLACVGIVQIIQSFQVKGWVGFIWHLLIGVIQFVGGVLIYLNPLAGAIAITALIAIVFLVQGLSQIVLAFRLRPRAGWGWLLTSGVIALLASAALLLKFPYTSVYTPGTIAGISLLFAGCAYLAIAFTARRIG; encoded by the coding sequence ATGGCAGGCGGATACGCTAAAGGTATTGAGTCGCGCGACCTCGGTGAGGGAATTCGCTCGAAATGGGTCTGGTTTCTCTGCCTTGGCCTGCTCCTGGTGGCCGGCGGCGCCCTGGCGATCATGCTGCCGGTCATGTCGACCATCGCGGCCAGCCTGGTGCTCGGCCTCGTTCTGGCTTGCGTTGGCATCGTCCAGATCATCCAGTCCTTCCAGGTCAAGGGCTGGGTTGGCTTCATCTGGCATCTGCTGATCGGCGTGATCCAGTTCGTCGGCGGTGTGCTCATCTACCTTAATCCGCTTGCTGGTGCGATTGCGATTACGGCGCTCATCGCCATCGTGTTTCTGGTTCAGGGCCTCTCCCAGATCGTGCTGGCATTCCGGTTGCGGCCTCGGGCCGGTTGGGGATGGTTACTCACCTCGGGCGTCATTGCCTTGTTGGCGAGCGCCGCGTTGCTTTTGAAGTTCCCCTACACGAGCGTCTACACACCGGGCACGATCGCCGGTATCTCCTTGCTGTTCGCCGGCTGCGCCTATCTCGCGATCGCTTTCACAGCGCGGCGCATCGGCTGA
- a CDS encoding GlsB/YeaQ/YmgE family stress response membrane protein, producing MENEAATVGWIAAIIIGGLAGWLAEQFMKSEMGLIGNIILGIVGAVVANFLLGLVGVALGGWLGYLIAGFIGACILIAIGRVVRR from the coding sequence ATGGAAAACGAAGCCGCAACTGTGGGCTGGATCGCGGCCATTATCATAGGCGGCCTTGCCGGCTGGCTCGCTGAACAGTTTATGAAAAGCGAAATGGGCCTGATCGGCAACATTATCCTCGGTATAGTCGGCGCGGTTGTCGCCAATTTTCTCCTTGGTCTCGTTGGTGTCGCACTCGGTGGATGGCTCGGATATCTCATAGCCGGCTTCATCGGTGCCTGCATCCTGATCGCGATCGGCCGCGTCGTACGGCGATAG
- the sugE gene encoding quaternary ammonium compound efflux SMR transporter SugE — translation MAWLYLLLAGLFEIVWAYAMKRSEGFTLLVPSIVTIAFMIASFALLSVSMRSLPLGTAYTVWTGIGAVGAFLVGVFVLGESASAMRLAAAGLIVSGIVMMKMSSSA, via the coding sequence ATGGCTTGGTTGTATCTGCTGCTGGCAGGGCTGTTTGAAATCGTCTGGGCCTACGCGATGAAAAGATCGGAGGGCTTCACCCTCTTGGTACCGTCCATCGTCACGATAGCCTTCATGATCGCGAGCTTCGCCCTGTTGTCGGTGTCGATGCGGTCGCTTCCCCTGGGCACGGCTTACACGGTCTGGACGGGAATTGGCGCCGTCGGCGCGTTTCTCGTCGGCGTTTTCGTCCTGGGCGAATCGGCGAGCGCGATGCGTCTCGCAGCGGCGGGGCTGATCGTGTCGGGCATCGTGATGATGAAGATGTCCAGTTCTGCCTAG